Proteins from one Embleya scabrispora genomic window:
- a CDS encoding FecCD family ABC transporter permease: MNRPSNHSNLSNLSHPSLTNPPSRANYHPYGHVLVRRPSFSFLLHRRSVVVTTVVAVLLAAGFLLSLCVGERFILPGDVLAVLVGADDSFVVETLRLPRTTVGLLVGLSFGIAGALIQTVARNPLASPDVIGVSHGAAAAVVFGLVFGYGGPTATPLTAVAGGTIAAFLVYVLAWRRGLNAQRFVLIGVGVSVALYSVTNLLLTKADIALAQQAKVWMSGSLNGRGWSQGEPLFWVLLALTPAIVWAARASRSAGFDDDTAIALGIRLGRIRLGLVVVGVLLASVATGAAGPVDFVALVAPQVARRLTRTPQVPLVCSALLGALIVVIADIGARMLISDAELPVGVLTAAVGGPYLLWMLTRSRSGGAS; encoded by the coding sequence ATGAACCGGCCGAGCAACCACAGCAACCTCAGCAACCTCAGCCACCCAAGCCTCACGAACCCCCCGAGCCGCGCGAACTACCACCCGTACGGTCACGTCCTGGTCCGTCGCCCGAGCTTCTCGTTCCTGCTGCATCGTCGTTCCGTCGTGGTGACAACCGTGGTCGCGGTGCTGCTCGCGGCCGGATTCCTGCTCAGCCTGTGTGTGGGCGAGCGCTTCATCCTTCCCGGCGACGTGCTCGCGGTGCTCGTCGGCGCCGACGACAGCTTCGTGGTCGAGACGTTGCGGCTGCCGCGCACCACCGTCGGGCTCCTGGTCGGGTTGTCCTTCGGCATCGCCGGCGCGCTGATCCAGACCGTGGCGCGCAACCCGCTGGCCAGCCCGGACGTGATCGGCGTCTCGCACGGGGCCGCCGCGGCCGTGGTGTTCGGCCTGGTCTTCGGCTACGGCGGGCCCACCGCGACTCCGCTGACCGCCGTGGCGGGCGGCACGATCGCCGCGTTCCTGGTGTACGTGCTGGCCTGGCGTCGCGGGCTCAACGCGCAGCGGTTCGTACTGATCGGCGTAGGCGTGTCGGTGGCCCTGTACTCGGTCACCAACCTGCTGCTCACCAAAGCCGACATCGCCCTCGCCCAGCAGGCCAAGGTGTGGATGTCGGGCAGTCTGAACGGGCGCGGCTGGTCCCAGGGCGAGCCGCTGTTCTGGGTGTTGCTCGCGCTGACCCCGGCGATCGTGTGGGCCGCGCGGGCGTCGAGGTCGGCCGGCTTCGACGACGACACCGCGATCGCGCTCGGTATCCGGCTCGGCCGGATCCGGCTCGGCCTGGTCGTGGTCGGCGTGTTGCTCGCTTCGGTGGCCACCGGCGCGGCCGGGCCGGTGGACTTCGTCGCCCTGGTGGCGCCGCAGGTGGCCCGCCGGCTGACCCGGACCCCCCAGGTGCCGCTGGTGTGTTCGGCGCTGCTCGGCGCGCTGATCGTGGTGATCGCGGACATCGGCGCGCGGATGCTGATCTCCGACGCCGAGTTGCCGGTGGGCGTGCTCACCGCCGCGGTCGGCGGCCCGTACCTGCTGTGGATGTTGACCCGATCCCGTTCCGGAGGCGCCTCGTGA
- a CDS encoding ABC transporter substrate-binding protein produces MRSASLSRVAAALGVVAALVLAGCSSEGADGDKGARSGSADTREVRSAKGVVKVPVAPKRVVTLDMGELDTALTLGVKPVGSVVGSPGAGFPKYHGDKTAGIKEVGAIGAPNLEVIESLKPDLILGNLVRDADRYDALSRIAPVVFSEQAGTQWRQNFLLDADALNKKAEGDRVVAAFGARAKALGSTQGDPGAVKVSVLRFVAGQNRLYGKATFVGGVLSEVGLGRPAAQNVDTFMVEVSAERIEQADGDVIFVATYGPKDKTDHDKVTGGPLWKTLSAVKAGRAHEVDDEYWMVSTGYTAADHVLADLERLLSKRS; encoded by the coding sequence ATGAGATCCGCCTCCCTGTCCCGCGTCGCCGCCGCCTTGGGCGTGGTCGCCGCGCTCGTCCTGGCCGGGTGCTCCTCCGAGGGTGCCGACGGCGACAAGGGTGCCAGGTCCGGCTCGGCGGACACCCGCGAGGTGCGCTCCGCCAAGGGTGTGGTCAAGGTCCCCGTCGCGCCGAAGCGTGTGGTCACCCTCGACATGGGCGAGTTGGACACCGCACTGACCCTCGGCGTCAAACCCGTGGGCTCGGTGGTGGGCAGTCCCGGCGCCGGGTTCCCGAAGTACCACGGCGACAAGACGGCGGGAATCAAGGAGGTGGGCGCGATCGGGGCGCCGAACCTGGAGGTGATCGAGTCGCTGAAGCCGGATCTGATCCTGGGCAACCTGGTCCGCGACGCCGATCGTTACGACGCGCTGAGCCGGATCGCCCCGGTGGTCTTCTCGGAGCAGGCCGGCACCCAGTGGCGGCAGAACTTCCTGCTCGACGCCGACGCGTTGAACAAGAAGGCCGAGGGCGACCGGGTGGTGGCCGCGTTCGGCGCGCGGGCCAAGGCGTTGGGGAGCACGCAGGGCGACCCGGGCGCGGTGAAGGTGAGCGTGTTGCGGTTCGTCGCGGGCCAGAACCGGCTGTACGGGAAGGCCACGTTCGTCGGCGGCGTCCTGAGCGAGGTCGGCCTCGGCCGCCCGGCCGCGCAGAACGTCGACACCTTCATGGTCGAGGTGAGTGCCGAGCGGATCGAACAGGCGGACGGCGACGTGATCTTCGTGGCCACGTACGGTCCGAAGGACAAGACCGACCACGACAAGGTCACCGGCGGCCCGCTGTGGAAGACGCTGAGCGCGGTCAAGGCCGGTAGGGCGCACGAGGTGGACGACGAATACTGGATGGTGAGCACCGGTTACACGGCTGCGGACCATGTCCTGGCCGATCTGGAACGGCTGTTGTCGAAGCGGAGTTGA
- a CDS encoding amidohydrolase family protein — protein MSTRSPPRWGANLALRGDPDRWRAQRAEFGAARARVAAEGGPLSSVRTVKFFADGVIEGGTAAMLAPYCDAPHSRGLLDSGAPVSFGSDWPVSSHRPMEGVQVAVTRRTFEGMPEQGRAPHEWLTVDQALDADSDGAAYQAFADDRRGLVVGAAADVVWLDSDPVGWTR, from the coding sequence GTGTCGACGCGATCGCCGCCGAGGTGGGGCGCCAACCTGGCGTTGCGGGGCGATCCGGATCGTTGGCGCGCGCAGCGGGCCGAGTTCGGCGCGGCGCGGGCGAGGGTGGCGGCCGAGGGCGGGCCGCTGTCGTCCGTGCGGACGGTGAAGTTCTTCGCGGACGGGGTGATCGAGGGCGGCACGGCGGCGATGTTGGCGCCGTACTGCGATGCGCCGCACAGTCGCGGACTGCTCGACTCGGGCGCGCCGGTGTCGTTCGGCAGCGACTGGCCAGTGAGTTCGCACCGGCCGATGGAGGGCGTCCAAGTCGCGGTCACCCGACGGACGTTCGAGGGGATGCCGGAGCAGGGCCGGGCGCCGCACGAGTGGTTGACGGTGGATCAGGCGCTGGACGCGGATAGCGACGGGGCCGCCTATCAGGCGTTCGCGGACGACCGGCGGGGCCTCGTGGTGGGCGCGGCGGCCGATGTGGTGTGGCTGGACTCGGATCCGGTGGGGTGGACCCGATGA
- a CDS encoding ATP-binding protein, translating into MSGVDDRHGNGPSPEAAVGSHNELGGTVHGPSVQAGTVHGGIHVSIGPADTAVVPWQLPPAPPMVDRVRELDALDRLCAAGTRLVLLGGQPGVGKTTLALTWLRRLHAAFPDGRLYADLRGHGGGRPAVPSEIVGGFLRGLGVPADRVPRDPAEQLGLYRSLTEGRRLAVLLDDATTAAQVRPLLPAGANLTVVTSRGRLSGLLVNGGVPVPLEPLDHAAAVQLLADTMNDDRVREQPAEAAELVELCARLPLAVRVAAARLASRPTRPITTMVRALADERGRLDALALDGDHTVRAALDVSYRELPAAAARLYRGLGVHPGPDFGPAVATAVLGARTVNGPPAVLEDLLDRNLLTETADERYRFHDLIRLHAVDKMSERSDSERTGTLRAILDHYLATATRAEELLEPQHRSLARDYASAEVPRVDFADGPEALAWLERQRVTLVAAIRTAANADLHTVVWQLTDALWPLFLRGKYFEDARAAHALGLDAARACADPAAESRMLTSGGLCELDCGGHARALEMFAAATEVCAGSGDAVGAARARNYTGLALLGLDRLDEADEAFREAEGRCLALGDPRPAALARFNRGDVALRAGRAADAIAHAEAAHAGLERVDDAYNAARARALIGRGLVADGRPDRADPHLLAALGVLRGHNASVEVAHVLTTLGESAERQGRPADARDRYGEALGLLDAVRAPAAETVRARLRGLDPPG; encoded by the coding sequence GTGTCGGGCGTCGACGATCGGCACGGGAACGGCCCGTCGCCGGAGGCGGCGGTGGGCAGCCACAACGAACTCGGCGGGACGGTACACGGGCCCAGCGTGCAGGCGGGCACGGTACACGGGGGCATCCACGTCTCCATCGGCCCCGCCGACACCGCCGTGGTGCCGTGGCAACTGCCGCCGGCCCCGCCGATGGTCGATCGGGTGCGCGAACTGGACGCGCTGGACCGGCTGTGCGCCGCCGGGACGCGGCTCGTGTTGCTCGGCGGGCAGCCCGGAGTCGGCAAGACCACGCTCGCGCTGACCTGGCTGCGTCGGCTGCACGCCGCGTTTCCCGACGGCCGGCTGTACGCCGATCTGCGCGGCCACGGCGGCGGACGTCCGGCCGTGCCGAGCGAGATCGTCGGCGGTTTCCTGCGCGGACTCGGGGTCCCGGCGGATCGGGTGCCCCGCGACCCGGCCGAACAGCTCGGCCTGTACCGCTCGTTGACCGAGGGCCGCCGCTTGGCGGTGTTGCTCGACGACGCCACGACCGCCGCCCAGGTCCGTCCGCTGCTGCCGGCCGGGGCCAACCTCACCGTGGTCACCAGCCGCGGCAGGTTGTCGGGGCTGCTGGTGAACGGCGGTGTGCCGGTGCCGCTGGAACCGCTCGACCATGCCGCCGCGGTGCAGCTCCTGGCGGACACCATGAACGACGACAGGGTCCGCGAACAACCGGCCGAGGCCGCCGAGTTGGTCGAGTTGTGCGCCCGCCTCCCGCTCGCCGTACGGGTGGCCGCCGCCCGGCTGGCCTCGCGGCCGACTCGGCCGATCACCACGATGGTGCGTGCCCTGGCCGACGAGCGCGGGCGCCTGGACGCATTGGCCCTGGACGGGGACCACACCGTCCGGGCCGCGTTGGACGTCTCGTACCGCGAGTTGCCGGCCGCGGCGGCGCGGCTGTATCGCGGACTCGGCGTGCATCCGGGCCCGGACTTCGGGCCGGCGGTGGCAACGGCGGTGCTGGGGGCCCGGACGGTGAACGGGCCGCCGGCCGTCCTGGAGGACCTGCTCGATCGTAATCTGCTCACCGAGACCGCCGACGAGCGTTACCGATTCCACGACCTGATCCGACTACACGCGGTGGACAAGATGTCCGAACGCTCGGACTCCGAACGCACGGGCACCCTGCGCGCGATCCTGGACCACTATCTGGCCACGGCCACCCGCGCGGAGGAACTGCTCGAACCCCAACACCGGTCGCTGGCCCGGGACTACGCGAGCGCCGAGGTGCCTCGGGTGGACTTCGCCGACGGCCCGGAGGCGTTGGCCTGGCTGGAGCGACAGCGGGTCACCCTGGTCGCCGCGATCCGCACCGCGGCCAATGCCGACCTGCACACCGTGGTCTGGCAGTTGACCGACGCGCTGTGGCCGCTGTTCCTGCGCGGCAAGTACTTCGAGGATGCCCGCGCGGCGCACGCGTTGGGGCTGGACGCCGCCCGTGCCTGTGCCGATCCGGCCGCGGAATCACGGATGTTGACCTCGGGCGGGTTGTGCGAACTGGACTGCGGCGGGCATGCCCGGGCGTTGGAGATGTTCGCCGCCGCGACCGAGGTGTGCGCCGGGTCCGGTGACGCGGTGGGGGCGGCAAGGGCGCGCAACTACACCGGTCTGGCGCTGCTCGGCCTGGACCGACTGGACGAGGCCGACGAGGCGTTTCGCGAGGCGGAGGGCCGGTGTCTGGCTCTCGGCGATCCGCGTCCCGCCGCGTTGGCCCGCTTCAATCGGGGGGATGTGGCGCTGCGCGCGGGCCGGGCCGCCGACGCGATCGCGCACGCCGAGGCGGCACATGCCGGGCTGGAGCGGGTCGACGACGCGTACAACGCCGCCCGGGCGCGGGCCCTGATCGGCCGAGGGCTGGTGGCCGACGGCCGACCCGATCGGGCGGATCCGCATCTGCTCGCCGCGCTCGGGGTGCTGCGCGGGCACAACGCGAGCGTGGAGGTGGCGCACGTGCTCACCACGCTCGGTGAATCCGCCGAGCGACAGGGGCGACCCGCCGACGCCCGGGACCGGTACGGCGAGGCATTGGGTCTGCTGGACGCGGTGCGGGCCCCGGCGGCCGAGACGGTACGCGCGCGGTTGCGCGGCCTCGATCCGCCGGGGTGA
- a CDS encoding FecCD family ABC transporter permease: protein MVSVLLVLAAACLLSLAVGSRGIAPSVVLDALVHGGDSTDAIVVNSMRVPRTVVALLVGASLGIAGACMQGLTRNPIAEPGILGISTGAAAGVVTAIAVFGVSSLTGYVWFGFAGALCTGVLVYAVAARGRGGATPVKLALSGQALAATLGAVITMVLTTDQGTLDQYRFWLVGSLSGRTDEVAWQMLPFFGVGVLLVVATARGLDALALGDDVAKGLGHKVNRIRVIGGLGATVLTGVAVAATGPISFVGLAVPHAARALVGTDHRWVLAMSALLAPILLLVADVLGRVLFPPAEVEVGAMTALIGVPILVALVRRKPVVSG, encoded by the coding sequence ATGGTCTCGGTGCTGCTCGTGTTGGCCGCCGCGTGTCTGCTCAGCCTCGCCGTGGGCAGTCGCGGCATCGCCCCGAGCGTGGTGCTCGACGCGCTCGTGCACGGCGGCGACTCCACCGACGCCATCGTGGTGAACTCGATGCGGGTGCCGCGTACCGTCGTGGCGTTGCTCGTCGGCGCGTCCCTCGGCATCGCCGGCGCCTGCATGCAGGGGCTGACCCGCAATCCGATCGCCGAGCCCGGGATCCTGGGCATCAGTACCGGCGCCGCCGCCGGCGTGGTGACCGCGATCGCGGTGTTCGGGGTGAGCAGCCTGACCGGCTACGTGTGGTTCGGCTTCGCCGGTGCGCTGTGCACGGGGGTACTGGTGTACGCGGTCGCGGCGCGGGGGCGCGGCGGCGCCACCCCGGTGAAGCTGGCGCTGTCCGGGCAGGCCCTGGCGGCGACGCTCGGCGCGGTGATCACCATGGTGCTGACCACCGATCAGGGCACCCTGGACCAGTACCGGTTCTGGCTGGTCGGCTCGCTGTCCGGGCGTACCGACGAGGTGGCCTGGCAGATGTTGCCGTTCTTCGGCGTGGGCGTGCTCCTGGTGGTGGCCACCGCGCGCGGTCTGGACGCGCTCGCGCTCGGCGACGACGTGGCCAAGGGCCTGGGCCACAAGGTGAACCGGATCCGGGTGATCGGCGGCCTCGGCGCGACCGTGCTGACCGGTGTCGCGGTGGCCGCGACCGGGCCGATCTCGTTCGTCGGCCTGGCCGTTCCGCACGCCGCCCGGGCCCTGGTCGGCACCGATCACCGGTGGGTGCTGGCCATGTCCGCGCTGCTCGCGCCGATCCTGCTGCTGGTCGCGGACGTGCTGGGGCGGGTCCTGTTCCCGCCCGCCGAGGTCGAGGTGGGCGCGATGACCGCGCTGATCGGCGTGCCGATCCTGGTCGCGCTGGTGCGCCGCAAGCCGGTGGTGTCCGGATGA
- a CDS encoding DUF4239 domain-containing protein codes for MTHWVVLALAMIAVCAVVLSVVVLKQRRLPDDDDPSATPDVLEYMTMMIGVVYAIVLGLAIAAVWEGRGAAEDEVRHEAQALHEVSERVRVYPPQVRDQIRADIDAYVKYVVKHEWGYMADHGELSPRASQLFETVRNEVTDYAPQGDQEAQMYQPILDQVAIADDARQARGGQAGASMPGLVWFGLIIGAIVTVGMIFTLQIRRSAPELIVAGLFSALIAFLLFLIWDLDAPFGQGMTAASDAFVSLFPGAK; via the coding sequence GTGACGCATTGGGTTGTACTGGCACTCGCGATGATCGCGGTGTGCGCGGTGGTCCTCTCCGTCGTCGTGCTCAAGCAGCGGCGGTTGCCGGATGACGACGACCCGTCGGCCACGCCGGACGTGCTCGAATACATGACGATGATGATCGGTGTCGTCTACGCGATCGTGCTCGGTCTCGCGATCGCCGCCGTGTGGGAGGGGCGGGGCGCGGCCGAGGACGAAGTGCGGCACGAGGCACAGGCGTTGCACGAGGTGAGTGAGCGGGTCCGGGTCTATCCGCCGCAGGTGCGCGATCAGATCCGAGCGGACATCGACGCCTATGTGAAGTATGTGGTCAAGCACGAGTGGGGCTATATGGCCGACCACGGCGAGTTGTCCCCGCGCGCGTCACAGCTGTTCGAGACCGTACGCAACGAGGTGACGGACTACGCGCCGCAGGGCGACCAGGAAGCGCAGATGTACCAGCCGATCCTGGACCAGGTCGCGATCGCGGACGACGCGCGGCAGGCGCGCGGCGGACAGGCGGGCGCGTCGATGCCGGGGCTGGTGTGGTTCGGCCTGATCATCGGCGCGATCGTCACCGTCGGGATGATCTTCACCTTGCAGATTCGCAGATCCGCACCGGAGTTGATCGTTGCGGGGTTGTTCAGTGCGTTGATCGCGTTCCTGTTGTTCCTGATCTGGGACTTGGACGCCCCCTTCGGGCAGGGGATGACGGCGGCCTCGGACGCGTTCGTGTCGTTGTTCCCGGGAGCGAAGTAG
- a CDS encoding ABC transporter ATP-binding protein has product MTTHQLAARELTLGYEDRIVVRDLDLEVPAGKVTVVVGPNACGKSTLLRSLGRLLKPVGGSVLLDGAALRDLPTREIARRIGVLPQSPVPPEGITVADLVARGRQPYQRWWQQWSDEDEDVVADAMRRTDVVELADRYVDELSGGQRQRVWIAMALAQGTGILLLDEPTTFLDIAHQVEVLDLVRELNVTRERTVVAVLHDLNQACRYADHLIAMRSGAIVAQGAPGEIVTADLVGEVFGLDCVVIPCPVTGAPMVVPGQPREIG; this is encoded by the coding sequence GTGACCACCCATCAGCTCGCCGCGCGGGAGCTCACCCTGGGCTACGAGGACCGGATCGTGGTCCGCGACCTGGACTTGGAGGTGCCCGCGGGCAAGGTCACCGTGGTGGTCGGCCCGAACGCCTGTGGCAAGTCCACCCTGTTGCGCTCGCTCGGCCGGCTGCTCAAGCCGGTCGGCGGCAGCGTGCTGCTCGACGGCGCGGCGCTTCGCGACCTGCCCACCCGGGAAATCGCTCGGCGGATAGGCGTGTTGCCGCAGAGCCCGGTGCCGCCGGAGGGGATCACCGTCGCCGACCTGGTCGCGCGCGGCCGGCAGCCGTACCAACGCTGGTGGCAGCAGTGGTCGGACGAGGACGAGGACGTGGTGGCCGACGCGATGCGGCGCACCGACGTGGTCGAACTCGCCGACCGCTACGTGGACGAACTCTCCGGCGGGCAGAGGCAGCGGGTGTGGATCGCGATGGCGCTCGCCCAGGGCACCGGGATCCTGCTGCTCGACGAGCCGACCACGTTCCTCGACATCGCCCATCAGGTGGAGGTGCTCGACCTGGTCCGCGAACTCAACGTCACGCGCGAGCGTACGGTGGTCGCCGTGCTGCACGACCTCAACCAGGCGTGTCGCTACGCGGATCACCTGATCGCGATGCGCTCCGGCGCGATCGTGGCGCAGGGCGCGCCGGGCGAGATCGTCACGGCCGATCTGGTCGGCGAGGTCTTCGGGCTCGACTGTGTGGTGATCCCCTGCCCGGTCACGGGTGCGCCGATGGTGGTTCCGGGGCAACCCCGAGAGATCGGGTAG
- a CDS encoding AfsR/SARP family transcriptional regulator, with translation MLSIRALGPMELWVDDARQPLGTIKERCVLAVLLGAEGAAVSTDVMIARVWDDEPPPTSVDTLRTYVSRLRRRLRNTGHAARLSSDSRTYRLQVEPEEVDFRRFRLLRERANDTEDPALAAELLREAERLWRGQPFAGLSGLWIESIRGGLEEQRRQIRERRVHLELGLGRHAEVVVELRDLAAQHPVAEPVVADLMLALYRCGRYGEALETYRRTRARLSSELGADPGPDLERLHTRLLRRDPALAVPARVPGGSVPREALPERPVPSAPDTLLRDTRHFIGRRAELAQLLREDEVGTALPVTVISGLAGVGKTCLAIHASHLMRANYPDGRLYLHLHAHDAHESPIEPAEALGSLLVEMGVPSPQLAATPDLRAAQWRRTMADRRALIVLDDVRDAAQVRLLLPGSPRCRVLVTSRRRLTDLEGARSLSLRVPNTADAAALFTRIAEEVRELADADHAPVAEIVKRCGNHPLAIQLTANRFRHRAGRVRDLAARLAEAPRTLDVIDAPPGISMAFNLSYTELGSVAQLVFRRLALHPGPDVGRAAAVAICGLGPDEVARGIDELVESHLLEEPAHDRYRFHDLVHDFALHTAYREDSAPERVEAVTRVLDLYLDLADRADRLAYPYGRRSGLVPVPVPRTEVPFETPEAAEEWLDRERFNLVAAARPVPGVASEHARHLAEVLARSLLKWGSWGLARDLYTAALAEWRAAGPGEARAATHLLIERASIQWRLGAHEDAFLDASEALTLAEGAKDRRGQAEALAEIGATHLRAGRFPAARDHLDRALEMHREIDSPHGRAGILLHLGVLNGHLRKYERATDLLLAARDVYERLGERRELVKVLNNIGEIFLLRDDPDNAERYYLESLEAARQSNAQAEYAILVNNLGQVELARGNPHAALHRYAQALHVYGQISDLRSEADTRINVGLAHLAMHDPGEALAHFARGRAIAERIDDRLHRQRAAAGFAQAYFDLGDLVEARAEYRTSADLARGLGTVLEEARALAGLARTTEAMDGAAAARAHWSSALAGYERLGAATSSATAEADEARAALRRIDGDG, from the coding sequence GTGCTATCGATCCGGGCACTGGGCCCGATGGAACTGTGGGTGGACGACGCTCGGCAGCCCCTGGGAACGATCAAGGAACGATGCGTACTGGCCGTGCTGTTGGGCGCGGAGGGCGCCGCGGTCTCGACCGACGTGATGATCGCCCGGGTGTGGGACGACGAACCGCCGCCCACCTCCGTGGACACGCTGCGCACCTACGTGTCCCGGCTGCGCCGGCGTCTGCGCAACACCGGCCACGCGGCCCGCCTGTCCTCGGATTCGCGGACGTATCGGCTCCAGGTGGAGCCCGAGGAGGTCGACTTCCGTCGCTTTCGGCTGTTGCGCGAGCGGGCCAACGACACCGAGGATCCGGCGCTGGCCGCGGAGTTGTTGCGCGAGGCCGAACGCCTGTGGCGCGGCCAGCCGTTCGCCGGGCTGTCGGGGTTGTGGATCGAGTCGATCCGGGGCGGCCTCGAGGAGCAGCGCCGACAGATCCGTGAGCGACGTGTTCACCTGGAGCTCGGGCTCGGCCGTCATGCCGAAGTCGTCGTCGAGCTGCGCGACCTGGCCGCGCAACATCCGGTCGCCGAGCCGGTGGTGGCCGATTTGATGCTCGCGCTGTACCGGTGCGGGCGCTACGGCGAGGCGTTGGAGACCTATCGCCGCACCCGGGCCCGACTGAGCAGCGAACTGGGCGCCGATCCGGGGCCGGATCTGGAGCGGCTGCACACCCGGTTGTTGCGCCGGGATCCGGCGCTGGCCGTTCCCGCCCGGGTGCCCGGTGGATCCGTGCCGCGCGAGGCCCTGCCCGAGCGGCCGGTCCCGAGCGCGCCCGACACGCTGCTGCGGGACACCCGGCACTTCATCGGCCGTCGTGCCGAATTGGCCCAGCTGTTGCGCGAGGACGAGGTCGGGACGGCGCTGCCGGTCACGGTGATCTCCGGCCTCGCCGGGGTGGGGAAGACCTGTCTGGCCATCCATGCCTCGCACCTGATGCGGGCGAACTACCCGGACGGGCGCCTGTATCTGCATCTGCACGCACACGACGCGCACGAGTCGCCGATCGAACCGGCCGAGGCACTGGGCTCGTTGCTGGTCGAGATGGGTGTGCCGAGCCCGCAACTGGCGGCCACACCGGATCTGCGGGCGGCGCAGTGGCGCCGGACCATGGCCGATCGGCGCGCGTTGATCGTGCTCGACGACGTCCGCGACGCCGCACAGGTACGACTGTTGTTGCCGGGCAGTCCGCGCTGTCGGGTCCTGGTGACCAGTCGACGCCGGCTCACCGATCTCGAAGGCGCGCGCTCGTTGTCCCTGCGGGTGCCGAACACGGCCGACGCGGCAGCCCTGTTCACCCGGATCGCCGAGGAGGTCCGGGAGTTGGCCGACGCGGATCACGCACCGGTCGCCGAGATCGTGAAACGGTGCGGCAATCACCCGCTGGCCATTCAGCTCACCGCGAATCGGTTTCGTCATCGCGCGGGGCGGGTGCGCGATCTGGCGGCCCGGCTGGCCGAGGCACCGCGCACATTGGACGTGATCGACGCGCCGCCGGGTATCTCGATGGCGTTCAATCTGTCCTACACGGAACTGGGTTCGGTCGCGCAGTTGGTCTTCCGGCGCCTCGCGCTGCATCCGGGACCGGATGTGGGTCGGGCCGCGGCGGTGGCGATATGTGGCCTGGGCCCGGACGAAGTCGCGCGTGGAATAGACGAGTTGGTGGAATCGCATCTGTTGGAGGAGCCGGCGCACGATCGATATCGTTTCCACGACCTCGTGCACGACTTCGCGCTGCACACGGCGTATCGCGAGGACTCCGCGCCCGAGCGGGTGGAGGCGGTCACGCGGGTTCTCGATCTGTATCTGGATCTCGCCGATCGGGCGGACCGGCTGGCCTATCCGTACGGGCGGCGATCGGGCCTGGTGCCGGTGCCCGTACCGCGCACGGAAGTCCCGTTCGAGACGCCCGAGGCGGCCGAGGAGTGGCTGGACCGGGAGCGGTTCAACCTGGTCGCGGCGGCGCGACCGGTGCCGGGCGTGGCGTCCGAGCACGCACGTCACCTCGCCGAGGTGTTGGCTCGATCGCTGCTGAAGTGGGGTTCGTGGGGGCTCGCGCGCGATCTGTACACCGCCGCCCTCGCGGAATGGCGCGCGGCCGGTCCGGGCGAGGCGCGGGCCGCGACGCACCTGCTGATCGAACGGGCGTCCATCCAGTGGCGGTTGGGCGCGCACGAGGACGCCTTCCTGGACGCGAGCGAGGCGCTCACGCTCGCCGAGGGCGCGAAGGATCGACGCGGCCAGGCCGAGGCGTTGGCCGAGATCGGCGCCACACACCTGCGGGCGGGCCGTTTCCCGGCCGCCCGGGATCACCTGGATCGGGCCCTGGAGATGCACCGGGAGATCGACAGTCCGCATGGCCGGGCCGGAATTCTGCTGCATCTGGGTGTACTGAACGGGCATCTGCGGAAATACGAGCGGGCGACGGATCTGCTGCTCGCGGCACGGGACGTCTACGAGCGGCTGGGCGAGCGGCGCGAATTGGTGAAGGTGCTCAACAACATCGGCGAGATCTTTCTGCTTCGGGATGATCCGGACAATGCGGAGCGGTATTACCTGGAATCACTGGAGGCGGCGCGCCAAAGCAACGCGCAGGCCGAATACGCGATCCTCGTGAACAATCTCGGCCAGGTGGAACTGGCGCGTGGGAATCCGCACGCCGCGTTGCATCGTTACGCGCAGGCGCTGCACGTCTACGGGCAGATCAGCGATCTGCGGTCCGAGGCCGACACCCGGATCAACGTCGGTCTCGCGCATCTGGCCATGCACGACCCGGGCGAGGCGCTCGCGCACTTCGCCCGGGGGCGCGCGATCGCCGAGCGGATCGACGATCGGTTGCACCGACAGCGGGCCGCCGCGGGCTTCGCGCAGGCGTACTTCGATCTGGGCGACCTGGTCGAGGCGCGGGCGGAGTACCGCACGAGTGCGGACCTGGCCCGCGGGTTGGGCACGGTCCTGGAGGAGGCGCGGGCGCTGGCCGGGCTGGCGCGCACCACCGAGGCGATGGACGGCGCGGCCGCCGCCCGCGCGCACTGGTCGTCCGCGTTGGCGGGCTATGAGCGCCTGGGGGCGGCCACTTCGTCCGCCACGGCCGAGGCGGACGAAGCCAGGGCCGCCCTGCGGCGCATCGACGGTGACGGGTGA